Below is a genomic region from Crocosphaera sp. UHCC 0190.
TCCAAGTAGGAATTAATTCTTGTAGAATTTCTTTTGTTGCCTTACCTTTTATTTTCTTTTCAATAAAAATAAAGTCCCCTTTTTCCGTGGGGCGAATTTCTAAATCTTTTAAATCTACTTCTTGTTTACGAGCAAATCCTTCCGCCGCTTTTGTGGGTTTTCCCTCTTTAAAAGCAGCCGCAGCAGGGGGACCTTTGATGATTTCATCACGATCATTTTGTTGTTCAGGTAGTCCAGCAATTAACACGGCTAACCGTCGAGGTGTCCCATAAACTTTTATGGAGTCTGGTTCTAAAAAATGCTCTTGGAGACTAACCGGAATTCGTTGTTGCCATTGGGCGATCGCTCCATCGACAAAATCTGCGGGTAATTCTTCTGTACCGACTTCCAATAAAAAGAACATAGGGACTCAAAAGGATAATTTAGGATACAAGGCTCAAAAATACACTATACAATTATATCATTTTTCTGACTTTTTTATTCATCTTTTCTTTGCTTTTGTGCTGATGTGACTGGTTTACAAGCATCAGTTACTTGATAAATCCACCAAATGGGTTTACTAAGAATTTGTTGAAATCCAACCTGATTTAAACAAGTGGTAATATTGCCTTGGGAATAAACAGAGGAATAGGGTTCTTTAAAGAGTTTAATTAACCATTGTGCTTTGCTTAATCTTTTTTGATTGGCATCGAGAATAATCAGTTGTCCTCCCGGTTTCAGCAAACGAAAACTTTCTTGAAGAATTTCTTGACAAATTTTTGTTGGGGTTTCATGTAATACCATAGAAATTGTTACTAAATCATAGGAACCTGACGGAAAATTTGTTGCTTCAGCTAAGCCTTGTTGCCAGTGAATTGCTAATTTTTTTTGTTGCGCTTTATCCTGAGCTATAATTAACATATAAGGGGATAAGTCTAAGCCAACTATCAAAGCGTCTGGAAACCGCTTTTTTAAGATAATGGTATTTGACCCTGTTCCACACCCTAAATCCAGAATTTTTT
It encodes:
- a CDS encoding class I SAM-dependent methyltransferase, coding for MIVNFHQINQHFFRSALSLLMGSQKKWLSETIDWQQEIATFQTSDFSYPSYYTLANFHGIEGGYLNPIAALTYDIVTPLATPPNEQWIRHCLLNAIKIKPQKILDLGCGTGSNTIILKKRFPDALIVGLDLSPYMLIIAQDKAQQKKLAIHWQQGLAEATNFPSGSYDLVTISMVLHETPTKICQEILQESFRLLKPGGQLIILDANQKRLSKAQWLIKLFKEPYSSVYSQGNITTCLNQVGFQQILSKPIWWIYQVTDACKPVTSAQKQRKDE